Genomic segment of Amphibacillus xylanus NBRC 15112:
ATCTAAATCGATCCAACCAACAACCCCTGCAATTGAATCATACTTGTCGCTAAGCTCTAATAAGAACTGACTCTCTTCAATTGTTGGTGCTGCTTGGACAAGAATCGTCTGATCAATCTTATGTCTGTTTAAATGAGGTAAGAGATCTTCGGGTAAATAATCTCGATAAAGCGTCGTTACATCAGGTGTAATCCAACCATAGTCACCTCGATTAATTCTCCAATAATGTTGATGTGCATCTAGTCGCATAGAAAATCATCCTCCCAATATTTTTTAGGAACAAAAATTCTATTAATGATTACTACTATGATAGCGACTTTCTACCAAGTTTGCTACTCAAACTATTTTGAAAGCTAGAAGTTATGGTAGAATATGATTAATTTAATGACAAGAGGTGATGACAATTAGTAAAAGTGAACAAGCTATTTTTACCAATATGTGCATGGTTTTTGACGATAACGGTCGGATACTCGTTCAAGACCGAATTAGCAAGAATTGGCCAGGAGTGACATTTCCAGGTGGGCATGTAGATCAGGGGGAATCGTTTACTAAATCGGTTATTAGAGAGGTTTGGGAAGAAACTGGTTTATTAATTAAGTCACCTGTTCTATGTGGAATTAAGCAGTTCCAAACAAAACGTGACGAACGCTATGTCGTCTTATTGTATAAAACAGATCAGTTTGAGGGTGAATTAAAATCATCTGATGAAGGTGAAGTTTTTTGGATTGAGCGTGAGCAATTATTAAACTATCAGCTTGCTCCTGACTTTGAACAGATGCTTCAGGTGTTTGAGTCTGATGAATTAAGTGAGTTTTATTATTACCGTGAAGGAGATCACTGGAACTTAAAGTTGCTTTAAATGTAGTTAGCCACAAAAGAAATCGGGACAAAATTGAACGATTCTAATTTTGTCCCGTATGATGGTTTAATTTTTGATTACCACGTTTTATTGTGGATCGGTTTTAAGATTGTCAAGACAGCATGCAATAATTGCTCATCAATCGGTTCAGTTGCCCACTGAATATTATGACGCATATTTGTAGGGTTAGCTGTACTAACTAATGTTGTTGGAATTAGCTCGTTACTTACAGCAAATTGGATCGCAAGTTTTGCAATATCGGCACCTTGCTCTTTACAGTAATTAGCCGCTTCCTGACAAACCCTCTTTATTTCATCATCAGCTGGATGCCATTCTGGTGGTCCACCTCGAGAACTAAGTAACCCCATCGAGAGAGGAGATGCATTAATTAAATCTACCTTCTTTTCCTCTAGAAACGGAATAAGATCAAGTAGTGATTGATCATTTAATGAATAGTGACAGTAAGATAAAATCAGATCAAGATCAGTCTGCGCCAGCACTCTTTTAAAAATTTCTAATGGATATGCAGATACACCGAAGTATCGAATTTTCCCTGCTTTTTTCAATTCATGCAATGCTGGAATACCCTCTTCCATAACCTCATCAAATGAACCAAATTCAATATCATGTAATAGAAGAATATCTAGATAGTCGGTATTTAATCGCTTTAGACTATCTTCAACACTCGTTAAGATACTTTTTCTTGAAAAATCAAAGTCATGTTCACCATATCGTCCCGCTTTTGAGGATAGAAAGTATTTGTCTCTAGGTATGTCTTGTAATGCTTTACCAAGTACATTTTCAGCTTTAGTCAAGCCGTAATAAGGTGAGACATCAATTAAATTAATACCAAGGTCAATGGCTTCATGTACTGTTCTAATCCCCTCTGATTCATTAATCTCCTTAAAAACTGAACCTAATGAGGAAGCACCATAGCTTAAGATAGACACATCCATATCAATATTTTTTAGTTTTCTATATTTCAATTCAGTCACTCCAATCAATGGCTATCATTCTAATAATTTTTAAAGTTGTATTAAGAGCATATGATTTTGAAGCTATCATAACATATCTTAATCGACATAAAAGCCCCTCTAATTATTGTATTTTCGAATCATACCCTCGCATAAACGTATTTCACATTAGTGTAATTAATCTTGTGAAATTTCGCGAATCATCAACTAATATAGATAATTCGAGAAAAATAAATCGACATATTTAACGGAAATGTGCAATCGTTATCAGGAAAACAAAGTTAATTGTAAATTTTGAATCAACAGATATAAAGATATAAATGCAGACTGTCTAGGTCGTGTTTTTGAAATAAAAGTTATTTATTAAATTGTTTAATTTACCAAAAACTATTGCAAAGTATTGACACTATTGTTAAGATGAAATTGCATGATGCAATCGCTTTCATTCGTGTTGTAGTTTATTAAGTTTCCCCTTTAATAACATGATTTTAGTAAAAATCTATAACTTTAACTAAAATCATGTTTAAATTACGACTTTGATGCAAGCGATTGCACACGTGCGATAGAAGAAAACATTAAAAAAGGAGCGGTTTTATGCGTAAGAGAATTGGGTTTATCTTAGCGTTGTTGGCAGTCTTCGTTTTAGTATTGTCGGGTTGTGCGTCAGATTCAGTTGATAACCGATCTTCTAGCTCTAAAGATTCAGTAGATGTTAATGTTTTTCAGTTTAAAGTAGAATTTAAAGATCAATTTGAGGAATTAGTAGAATTGTATATGAAAGAGAACGAACATGTGAATTTATCAGTCCAAACTGTTGGAGGGGGAAGTGATTATGCTGCTTCACTAAAAGCAGAAATGGCCTCTGGAAATGAACCGGTAATATTTAATATTGGTGGGCCAACAGAGTTAAATGAGTATCGCGATTATCTAGCCGACTTATCTGATACTCAGGCTGCTTCCTTAGCGCTGGATGGGACTTTAAATGGTATTGAAGAAGGTGGAGAAATCTTAGGGTTACCGTTCGCGCTTGAAGGTTATGGATTAATTTATAATAAAGAAATTTTTGATCAAGCAGGTGTTGATCCAAATACGTTAACGAGTTTTGCTGCATTAGAAGCTGCATTTGCAAAAATTGATGAGCAGAAAGAAGCACTGGGCCTTGAAGCTGTAGTCGCCTTCCCGGCATCGGAGCTATGGGTAATGGGAAATCACTTAGCTAACCATTACATTGCGCCTGAGTTTAATAGTGATATTATTGGTGCGTTTGAATCGGAAACAATTAATTTCACATATAGTGATCAGATGAAGAAAATGCTAGATTTACAAAGTCAATATTCTGTTCAACCTGTTCTCAGTCTAGATTATTCAATGCAAGTGGAGCAACTATTTTCAACAGGGAAGGTTGCTGTTATTCAACAGGGTAACTGGATTTATCCAACGGTGGAACAGATGGATAAAGATTTTGCTGAAAATGGAATTGGTTTAATACCAATGCCTTTTGATGGTGAATTCTCAGATCACTTACCAGTTGGTGTCCCGCAATATTGGGTCGTTAATAAAAATGCATCAGATGAACAAGTTAAAGCGGCTAAAGACTTCTTAGATTGGATGTATACATCAGATCAAGGAAAAGATTTTGTCTT
This window contains:
- a CDS encoding aldo/keto reductase yields the protein MKYRKLKNIDMDVSILSYGASSLGSVFKEINESEGIRTVHEAIDLGINLIDVSPYYGLTKAENVLGKALQDIPRDKYFLSSKAGRYGEHDFDFSRKSILTSVEDSLKRLNTDYLDILLLHDIEFGSFDEVMEEGIPALHELKKAGKIRYFGVSAYPLEIFKRVLAQTDLDLILSYCHYSLNDQSLLDLIPFLEEKKVDLINASPLSMGLLSSRGGPPEWHPADDEIKRVCQEAANYCKEQGADIAKLAIQFAVSNELIPTTLVSTANPTNMRHNIQWATEPIDEQLLHAVLTILKPIHNKTW
- a CDS encoding 8-oxo-dGTP diphosphatase — protein: MTISKSEQAIFTNMCMVFDDNGRILVQDRISKNWPGVTFPGGHVDQGESFTKSVIREVWEETGLLIKSPVLCGIKQFQTKRDERYVVLLYKTDQFEGELKSSDEGEVFWIEREQLLNYQLAPDFEQMLQVFESDELSEFYYYREGDHWNLKLL
- a CDS encoding ABC transporter substrate-binding protein — translated: MRKRIGFILALLAVFVLVLSGCASDSVDNRSSSSKDSVDVNVFQFKVEFKDQFEELVELYMKENEHVNLSVQTVGGGSDYAASLKAEMASGNEPVIFNIGGPTELNEYRDYLADLSDTQAASLALDGTLNGIEEGGEILGLPFALEGYGLIYNKEIFDQAGVDPNTLTSFAALEAAFAKIDEQKEALGLEAVVAFPASELWVMGNHLANHYIAPEFNSDIIGAFESETINFTYSDQMKKMLDLQSQYSVQPVLSLDYSMQVEQLFSTGKVAVIQQGNWIYPTVEQMDKDFAENGIGLIPMPFDGEFSDHLPVGVPQYWVVNKNASDEQVKAAKDFLDWMYTSDQGKDFVLDKFKFIPAYDGYDADRIADPLSKTVYQYSLDEKTIGWTFMATPVGWNEDILATEFQKYLVGEVTWEEVLSTSKQEWENARK